The genomic segment GATCGCCCCCACCTCCGGCAGGATCCTGTTCAAGAACCGGGACATCACCAGGACAAAAGCGTACCACCGTGTCGCGTTTGGGATCGTCTACACGTTTCAGATCTCCAGCGTCTTCAAGCATCTCACCGCCTTCGAGAACGTGGCGCTGGCGGTGCAGCGGCGACTGGGGGGCCGCGACCGGGACGTCCTCGCCCACGAGGTTGCAGACGCGCTGGCGCAGACGGGCCTCGCCGGGGCGCGTGACCGCCCGGCCGGATCGCTCCCCCACGGGCACCAGAAGCTGTTGGAGCTGTCGATGGCGCTGGCGCTTCACCCCCAGCTGCTCGTGCTCGACGAACCCACACAGGGTTTGGCGAAGGAGGAGATCGGCGCGGTCTCCCGCCTCATCCGGTCGGTCGCCAATGACGCCACCATCCTACTGATCGAGCACAACATACAGGTCGTGCTGGGCCTCTCCCAGCGGATCTCGGTCATGGACAGGGGACGCATCATCGCGGAGGGAGCGCCGGCAGAGATCGAAGCGAACCGCGAGGTGCAGCGGGTGTACCTAGGCCCATGACGCTGACCCTGGACGCGATCGACTGCGCCTATGAGGGTGCCCCCGCCGTGCGGGGGGCGTCGCTCAGCGTCTCCGCGGGGGAGATCCTGTGTCTGACGGGACGGAACGGCGCCGGCAAGACGACGACGCTCAAGGCGATCATGGGGCTCGTCACACCGATCTCGGGTAGCATTCGGCTGGACGGGGAAGAGCTGACCGTTCTCCCTCCGCACCTGATTGCCCGGCGCGGCATCGGCTACGTCCCGCAGGGCCGGCGGCTCTTCCCGCAGTTGACCGTTGGAGAGAACTTGCAAATGGGCCTGCTGGCCGGAGGCGGTGGGCCAAAGACGCTCTCCCGGACCCTCGACCTCTTCCCGGCGCTCAAGGAGCGACTCCGGCAGCGGGCGGGGACGTTAAGCGGCGGACAGCAGCAGATGGTGGCGACCGCGAGGGCCCTGTGCATGGATCCACGATTCCTCCTCCTCGATGAGCCGACCGAAGGCCTCATGCCCACGCTCGTGACGGGGCTGCTCGAGACGACACGCGCGCTCAGGGATCGGCAGGTCGGGATCCTGCTCGTCGAGCAAAAACTCGAGGCGG from the bacterium genome contains:
- a CDS encoding ABC transporter ATP-binding protein, whose protein sequence is MTLTLDAIDCAYEGAPAVRGASLSVSAGEILCLTGRNGAGKTTTLKAIMGLVTPISGSIRLDGEELTVLPPHLIARRGIGYVPQGRRLFPQLTVGENLQMGLLAGGGGPKTLSRTLDLFPALKERLRQRAGTLSGGQQQMVATARALCMDPRFLLLDEPTEGLMPTLVTGLLETTRALRDRQVGILLVEQKLEAVLRVADRVAFMENGAVVHQARPDDLAAHPEVIERYLGVRQ
- a CDS encoding ABC transporter ATP-binding protein, whose translation is MTALLETRALSRRFGGVEAVGSVDLRIERGAIHALIGPNGAGKTTLVSMICGRIAPTSGRILFKNRDITRTKAYHRVAFGIVYTFQISSVFKHLTAFENVALAVQRRLGGRDRDVLAHEVADALAQTGLAGARDRPAGSLPHGHQKLLELSMALALHPQLLVLDEPTQGLAKEEIGAVSRLIRSVANDATILLIEHNIQVVLGLSQRISVMDRGRIIAEGAPAEIEANREVQRVYLGP